A part of Aegilops tauschii subsp. strangulata cultivar AL8/78 chromosome 2, Aet v6.0, whole genome shotgun sequence genomic DNA contains:
- the LOC109785604 gene encoding putative cysteine-rich receptor-like protein kinase 20: protein MKEAGMVGVLPCLLLLLFLKPRAIAAAAAAYSEYSCNGTTGNYTARDAFGANLARLTAELPADASTSPSLYASAAIGASPDKVFALALCRGDITDARTCSGCLDNAFTQLRALCAGERDATFFHDLCTLRYSGEDFLARPDDNNPVINAMDVNGSTYAAWDSRNATSRSFFLSLVGTLFGEMSMYGAYNSSVRRFASAVMYINPQLPTVYGLAQCTPDLSPGQCWHCFQGLQEQTRQWYDGREGGRIVGVRCNIRYEGYQFYDGMANVRIGTHGDSSSPTESNGSKHRQTLIIVLCVSVTVFCSMLVGCLLLIRRLRKGAGNTKLEQAHKRNNSKTEEALKLWKIEESSSEFTLYDFPELAAATDNFSEENKLGQGGFGPVYKGKFSDGAEVAVKRLAAQSGQGLVEFKNEIQLIAKLQHTNLVKLVGCCVQEEEKMLVYEYLPNRSLDFFIFDQERGPLLDWQKRRHIMEGIAQGLLYLHKHSRVRIIHRDMKASNILLDKDLNPKISDFGMARIFGSNMTEANTNRVVGTYGYMAPEYASEGLFSVKSDVFSFGVLLLEIVSGKRNSSGHGQHYGEFVNLLGYAWQLWRDGRAFELVDPTLGHCSEVADIMRCVKVALLCVQDNAMDRPTMTDVTAMLGNDGVPLPDPRRPPHFHLRVTSDDEEDGAGGSGTRTRSTHFTGSCSTNDVTISTIEEGR from the exons ATGAAAGAGGCCGGCATGGTTGGCGTCCTgccctgcctcctcctcctcctcttcctgaAGCCGCGCGCcatcgctgccgccgccgccgcctactCGGAGTACTCGTGCAATGGCACCACCGGCAACTACACGGCGCGCGACGCCTTCGGGGCCAACCTCGCGCGCCTCACCGCCGAGCTCCCCGCCGACGCCTCCACCTCTCCGTCCCTCTACGCCTCGGCGGCCATCGGCGCCTCCCCTGACAAAGTCTTCGCCCTCGCGCTCTGCCGCGGCGACATCACGGACGCCAGGACGTGCTCCGGCTGCCTCGACAACGCGTTCACGCAGCTGCGGGCGCTCTGCGCCGGCGAGAGGGACGCCACGTTCTTCCACGACCTCTGCACCCTCCGCTACTCCGGCGAGGACTTCCTGGCGCGGCCGGACGACAACAACCCGGTCATCAACGCCATGGACGTGAACGGGTCGACGTACGCCGCGTGGGACAGCCGGAACGCCACGTCCCGGAGCTTCTTCCTGTCTCTGGTCGGCACGCTGTTCGGGGAGATGTCCATGTACGGCGCGTACAACTCGTCGGTGCGCCGGTTTGCCAGCGCCGTCATGTACATCAACCCGCAGCTGCCCACGGTGTACGGCCTGGCGCAGTGCACGCCGGACCTCTCCCCGGGGCAGTGCTGGCACTGCTTCCAGGGCCTCCAGGAGCAGACCCGCCAGTGGTACGACGGCCGCGAGGGCGGCCGCATCGTCGGCGTCCGTTGCAATATTCGCTATGAAGGCTACCAGTTCTACGACGGCATGGCCAACGTCAGGATCGGCACACACGGTGACTCATCTTCACCAACAGAAAGCAATG GAAGCAAGCACAGGCAGACCCTAATAATCGTTCTATGCGTGTCCGTTACGGTGTTCTGTTCTATGTTGGTTGGCTGCCTTCTGCTCATCAGAAGACTAAGAAAAGGAGCTG GAAACACGAAATTAGAACAAGCACATAAGAGGAACAACTCGAAGACAGAGGAGGCGCTGAAGCTGTGGAAGATCGAAGAGAGCAGCTCGGAGTTCACCTTGTACGACTTCCCTGAGCTCGCCGCTGCCACGGACAATTTCTCCGAAGAGAACAAGCTCGGACAAGGTGGCTTCGGTCCGGTTTACAAG GGAAAGTTTTCTGACGGGGCGGAGGTGGCGGTGAAGAGGCTGGCGGCGCAGTCCGGGCAGGGGCTTGTGGAGTTCAAGAACGAGATCCAGCTCATCGCCAAGCTGCAGCACACGAACCTCGTCAAGCTCGTGGGCTGCTGCGTgcaggaggaggagaagatgctGGTCTACGAGTACCTGCCCAACCGAAGCCTGGACTTCTTTATCTTCG ACCAGGAGCGAGGGCCCTTGCTGGACTGGCAGAAACGGCGGCACATAATGGAGGGGATCGCGCAGGGGCTCCTGTACCTGCACAAGCACTCCCGGGTGCGCATCATTCACCGGGACATGAAGGCCAGCAACATACTGCTGGACAAGGATCTCAACCCCAAGATCTCCGACTTCGGCATGGCCAGGATCTTCGGCTCCAACATGACGGAGGCCAACACCAACAGGGTGGTCGGCACCTA CGGTTACATGGCACCTGAGTATGCTTCGGAGGGCCTCTTCTCGGTCAAGTCTGACGTCTTCAGCTTCGGCGTGTTGCTGCTGGAGATAGTGAGCGGCAAGAGGAACAGCAGCGGCCACGGCCAGCACTACGGAGAATTCGTCAACCTCCTCGGCTAC GCATGGCAGCTGTGGAGGGATGGGAGAGCGTTCGAGCTGGTCGACCCGACGCTGGGCCACTGCAGCGAGGTGGCGGACATCATGCGGTGCGTCAAGGTGGCGCTGCTTTGCGTGCAGGACAACGCCATGGACCGGCCGACGATGACGGACGTGACGGCGATGCTGGGCAACGACGGGGTGCCCCTGCCGGACCCGAGGCGGCCGCCGCATTTCCACCTCAGGGTCACCAGCGACGATGAGGAGGACGGCGCCGGCGGGTCTGGGACGCGGACACGGTCCACGCACTTCACCGGATCGTGCAGCACCAACGACGTGACCATCAGCACCATCGAGGAAGGGAGGTGA